In one window of Frigoriglobus tundricola DNA:
- a CDS encoding YsnF/AvaK domain-containing protein, with protein MPNRKKHTATVAVFETKARADQAVADLRAAGFDESKIGLVYRDADGKTVKTGAADETYAEEGAVAGAVAGAAGGALVGAGILAGVIPVIGPVLALGTLGTVLVNAAGGAALIGITGALVGWGIPEEDAEFYEQEVQGGRYLVTVEANGRALEARDILHRRSGFDRQGWTAVRADRANILSEGGFHTEDGRVIQLKEEQLRADKEQVSAGEVKVRKEVHTEQRQLTVPVEREEVVIERHPAEGGLKATGNMSAEEIRIPVKEERVKVTKEPVVTEEVTVGKRKVRENRTVSGTVRKEEAVVESTGGAKVNHTSKPGKK; from the coding sequence GTGCCAAACCGCAAGAAACACACCGCAACTGTCGCCGTGTTCGAAACGAAAGCTCGGGCCGATCAGGCGGTCGCCGACCTGCGGGCCGCCGGGTTCGATGAGTCCAAAATCGGGCTGGTGTACCGGGACGCCGACGGCAAGACGGTCAAGACCGGCGCCGCGGACGAGACGTACGCGGAAGAAGGGGCCGTAGCCGGCGCCGTCGCGGGCGCCGCGGGCGGGGCGCTGGTGGGTGCGGGCATCCTCGCCGGGGTGATCCCGGTGATCGGCCCGGTTCTCGCACTCGGTACGCTCGGCACGGTGCTGGTGAACGCGGCCGGCGGCGCGGCCCTGATCGGCATCACCGGCGCCCTGGTCGGCTGGGGCATCCCGGAAGAGGACGCCGAGTTCTACGAACAGGAAGTGCAGGGCGGCCGCTACCTGGTGACGGTCGAGGCCAACGGCCGGGCGCTCGAAGCACGCGACATCCTGCACCGCCGCAGCGGCTTCGACCGCCAGGGCTGGACCGCCGTTCGCGCCGACCGCGCCAACATTCTGTCGGAAGGCGGGTTCCACACCGAAGACGGCCGCGTGATCCAGTTGAAAGAGGAACAGTTGCGGGCCGACAAGGAACAGGTGAGCGCGGGCGAAGTGAAGGTCCGCAAGGAAGTTCACACCGAACAGCGTCAGCTCACCGTTCCCGTGGAGCGCGAAGAGGTGGTGATCGAGCGGCACCCGGCCGAGGGCGGCCTGAAGGCGACGGGTAACATGAGCGCCGAAGAGATCCGCATCCCGGTGAAGGAGGAGCGGGTGAAGGTGACCAAGGAGCCGGTCGTCACGGAAGAGGTGACGGTGGGCAAGCGGAAGGTGCGCGAGAACCGCACCGTCAGCGGCACGGTCCGGAAGGAAGAGGCCGTCGTCGAGTCCACCGGCGGGGCGAAGGTGAACCACACGTCCAAGCCCGGCAAGAAGTAA